A portion of the Hypanus sabinus isolate sHypSab1 unplaced genomic scaffold, sHypSab1.hap1 scaffold_467, whole genome shotgun sequence genome contains these proteins:
- the LOC132389050 gene encoding oocyte zinc finger protein XlCOF20-like, producing the protein MAHQRLHTRGWPFTCIVCGKGFTQSSHLLSHQRVHTGEKPFTCSVCGKGFTESSNLLSHQRVHTGERPFTCSVCDRRFTVSSHLLVHQRVHSGEKPFTCSVCEKRFTWSSQLLAHQFVHTGEKPFTCSECGKGFTLSSRLLVHQRVHTGEKPFTCSVCGKRFTASSNLLVHQ; encoded by the coding sequence atggctcaccagcgactTCACACCAGGgggtggccgttcacctgcatagtctgtggaaagggattcactcagtcatcccacctactgagccatcagcgagttcacactggggagaagccgttcacttgctcagtctgtgggaagggattcactgagtcatccaacctactgagtcatcagcgagttcacactggggagaggccattcacctgctcagtctgtgataggagattcactgtgtcatcCCACCTattggtacatcagcgagttcactctggggagaagccgttcacctgctcagtctgtgagaagagattcacttggtcatcccaactactggcacaccagtttgttcacactggagagaagccgttcacctgctcagaatgtgggaagggattcacactgtcatcccgcTTACTGgtccatcagcgagttcacactggggagaagccattcacctgctctgtctgtgggaagagattcactgcatcatccaacctactggtacatcagtga
- the LOC132389049 gene encoding gastrula zinc finger protein XlCGF8.2DB-like: MAHQRVHTKERLFTCSICEKRFSNSSTLWKHQRIHNGEKPFPCAVCGKRFIDSSSRQKHQRVHTGEKPFTCSECGKRFTQSSHLQSHQRVHTGKKPFTCSECGKRFTRSFYLLEHLRVHTGERPFTCSDCGKGFTQSSHLQRHQRVHTGEKPFTCSVCGKRFTQSSRLQRHERVHTGEKPSTCSVCGKRFIYLSHLQIHQRVHSGEKPFTCSVCGKGFTRSSTLQSHQRVHTGEKPFTCSECGKRFTQSSTLQRHQRVHTGEKPFSCSECGKGYTQSSELLAHQSVHNGEEPLL; this comes from the coding sequence atggctcaccagcgagttcacaccaaggagcggctgttcacctgctccatctgtgagaagagattcagtaACTCTTCAACCCTATGGaaacaccagcgaattcacaatggggagaagccgttcccctgcgcagtctgtgggaagagattcattgACTCATCCAGCCGacagaaacatcagcgagttcacactggggagaagccgttcacctgctcagaatgtgggaaacgattcactcagtcatcccaccttcagagtcatcagcgagttcacactgggaagaagccattcacctgctcagaatgtgggaaacgattcactcggtcattctaCCTACTTGaacacctgcgagttcacactggggagaggccattcacctgctcagactgtgggaagggattcactcagtcatctcacctacagagacatcagcgagttcatactggggagaagccgttcacctgctcagtctgtgggaagagattcactcagtcatctcgtTTGCAGAGACatgagcgagttcacactggggagaagccatccacctgctcagtctgtgggaagagattcatttatttatcccacctgcagatacatcagcgagtccacagtggagagaagccgttcacttgctcagtctgtgggaagggattcactcggtcatccaccctacagagtcatcagcgagttcacactggggagaagccattcacctgctcagaatgtgggaagagattcactcagtcatccactctacagagacatcagcgagttcacactggggagaagccattcagctgctcagaatgtgggaaaggatacaCTCAGTCATCcgaactactggcacaccagtcagttcacaatggggaggagccgttgttatga